The following nucleotide sequence is from Acidimicrobiia bacterium.
GTCGCCCTGACCGGTTTCACTGTGGCGCAACGCATCTGGAAGACCTGGCAGCAGCTCGGATCGTGAAGGCGCGTCTGGTCTATGCGGGATTCCGATCGGTCGCGGCCGTGTTCGGTGCATTGCCCGAGCCGTGGATGCGCCACATCGGCGAGTGGTTCGGGCGGCGTTGGGCGGCTCGCTCGAAGGCGAAGCGTCCCCTCCTGGAGCGTCACATGCGGCGGGTCATGGGATCGCAGGCCCCGGCCGATGCCATCGATTACGCGGTTGATCGGATGTTCGAATCGTACGGCCGCTACTGGGCTGAGACATTCTGGCTTCGTCCGCGGCGACACGATGCGGTGTGTGCGCGGGTCGAACGGCACGGCTTCTGGCACATCGACGAAGCGGTGGCGCGGGGACAAGGCATCATCTTTGCCCTTCCGCACCTCGGGAGTTGGGAGGTCGCCGGGCTTGTCGCCGACGAGATCGGCGTCCCGGTACTCGCGGTCGCCGAAGACCTTCCGAACAGCCTCATCACTGGATGGTTCGTACGGATCAGGAATGCCCTCGGCATCGACATCGTTCTCACGACCGACCCGCAACGGCGATCGAAGTTGATCCGCCGTCTCGCTGGTGGCGAAGCGATCGCGTTGCTCGCCGATCGAGATGTGACCGGGCGTGGCGTGTCAGTCCGGTTTTTCGGAGAGGAAACGAAAATGCCGTCCGGACCGGTGGGTCTTGCGGTGCTGACGGGGGCGGCGTTGATTCCCGTCGGGGTGTATTTCCGTGAGGGGGCCGGGCACCGCATCGAGATCCATCCACCCCTCGAAATCCCCGCTGCGGAGACCCGCGATGTGGCCATCGCCGAGGGTGCGGCGCTGATGGCGACAACGCTCGAGTCGATCATTCGTCGTGACCCGTCGCAGTGGCATCTCTTCCAACCGAACTGGCCTTCCGACGAAGGAGTCGGGTGATGAGAATCGGAATCGTCTGCCCATACGATCTTGGCGCGGTGGGCGGTGTCCAGGATCAAGCGATCAAGCTGGTCGGATGGCTCCGCGATCTCGGACACGAGCCAATGCTCGTCGGTCCGGGGACGGAGGGCCCCGAGTCTGCGACACTCCTCGGCACCACCAGCGTCTTGGCCGTCAACCGTTCGAGAGCTCCGATCAGGCTCAGCCTTCGGACGCGGCATGCGTTGCGCGAAGCACTCGCAGGAGTGGAGGTCGTCCACATCCACGAACCCCTCGTTCCGAGTGTGTCACTGGCAGCGACTCGGATGCATGCAGCGCCTTCTGTCGGTACCTTCCACGCCGATCCTTCCCGTTTGATGCGCCGCATGTATCGCGGAACGGGCATGTTGTTGCGTCGCATCATGTCGGGGCT
It contains:
- a CDS encoding phosphatidylinositol mannoside acyltransferase — protein: MKARLVYAGFRSVAAVFGALPEPWMRHIGEWFGRRWAARSKAKRPLLERHMRRVMGSQAPADAIDYAVDRMFESYGRYWAETFWLRPRRHDAVCARVERHGFWHIDEAVARGQGIIFALPHLGSWEVAGLVADEIGVPVLAVAEDLPNSLITGWFVRIRNALGIDIVLTTDPQRRSKLIRRLAGGEAIALLADRDVTGRGVSVRFFGEETKMPSGPVGLAVLTGAALIPVGVYFREGAGHRIEIHPPLEIPAAETRDVAIAEGAALMATTLESIIRRDPSQWHLFQPNWPSDEGVG